Proteins found in one Geomonas subterranea genomic segment:
- the recB gene encoding exodeoxyribonuclease V subunit beta, whose protein sequence is MKRFDLLHTPLGGRNLIEASAGTGKTFTIAGVYLRLVLEEELDVSRILVVTFTEAATKELKERIRKKLKDAETAFDTGTSDDFLIAGLVERTADKAKARRLLASAVRGFDEAAIFTIHGFCQRMLQDNPFESGSLCDTELLTDQGKILKEIAQDYWRINCYGEPVDRIAAADHARITPESLLKLAKRVCSDPYARVIPDPPAGTEEVADWLLALRRNFFDYLRAELPKRKRLKNVRGFDDLLGDLHTALTRPGSSLARLIRERFQAALIDEFQDTDPVQFAIFDAVYPVGHEAPFFLIGDPKQAIYSFRGADIFAYLGAAEATEQRHTLLQNFRSEPGLIRAVNKLFTSRELPFLHEKIGFNEVEAAPKERSILTEGGERKAPLTFWVAPRKEAGKPINKGEAWELLPETVASEIARILRDGAAGKLTIEELRQDGEEERWVPRPVRPRDVAVLVRANRQARLMQQALSRRGIPSVLCSAGNLFESDEAAELLRLLSAVAQPGHEALLRGALATELVGVTGSELAQLIDDEEKWEEVLEEFREYHDTWNSSSCMAMALQFLERRKVRQRLLAGPMGERRITNVLHAIETIHQAQVKERLGMEGVVAWLSCRVTEEPKKEEYEVRLETDEAAVQLVTIHKSKGLEYPIVFLPFCWAETGGKDEGALFHDDNGKVVLDIGSEEIGQSKAQAAQEALAESLRLLYVALTRGKHRTYVIWGAFKDAGESSLHYLLHPGQDVVKGQVTLSDEDIRERLAELSAASAGAMEQLDMPGADLLGFRAGNDEVPALAPLRFTGTIARDWRVASFTSLSSRQHHTAELPDRDETTPVEESPVREVEPAGIFAFPKGAKAGIFLHKVFEELDFTQAEHFLAPLIEDELDKHGFAAEWSGAVRDMVLNVLQAPLGEKGINLAQVTTERRLTELEFFFPLAHVTSDGLKDAVTRFMAQHGAAAAFPVDMAELCGRLSFSPVRGMLLGFIDLVFEQDGRYYIVDWKSNHLGNTPGEYGQAALKREMEASFYPLQYLLYTVALDNYLRLRIEDYDYDRHFGGVFYLFLRGIDGTGNGVFADRPPKEFIAELAGVLLPETVRGAAEALPSPKGRGGAGNKSRKGAVEGQLSLDLY, encoded by the coding sequence ATGAAGAGATTTGACCTCCTGCATACCCCGCTTGGCGGGCGCAACCTGATCGAGGCGAGTGCCGGCACCGGCAAGACCTTCACCATCGCCGGCGTCTACCTGCGCCTTGTGCTGGAGGAGGAGCTCGACGTGTCGCGCATCCTCGTGGTGACCTTCACCGAGGCCGCCACCAAGGAGCTCAAGGAGCGCATCCGCAAGAAGCTCAAGGACGCCGAAACCGCCTTCGACACCGGCACCAGCGACGATTTCCTCATCGCGGGGCTCGTGGAGCGGACCGCCGACAAGGCCAAGGCGCGCCGCCTGCTGGCGAGCGCCGTGCGCGGCTTCGACGAGGCCGCCATCTTCACCATCCATGGCTTCTGCCAGAGGATGCTGCAGGACAACCCCTTCGAAAGCGGCTCGCTGTGCGATACCGAACTTCTGACCGACCAGGGGAAGATCCTCAAGGAGATAGCCCAGGACTACTGGCGCATCAACTGCTACGGCGAGCCCGTTGACCGGATCGCCGCGGCCGACCATGCCAGGATCACGCCCGAGTCTCTGCTCAAGCTCGCCAAGAGGGTCTGCAGCGATCCTTACGCGCGCGTCATCCCCGATCCTCCCGCCGGCACGGAGGAGGTCGCAGACTGGCTCCTGGCGCTGCGGCGGAACTTTTTCGACTACCTGCGCGCCGAGCTCCCCAAAAGAAAGCGGCTCAAGAACGTGCGCGGCTTCGACGATCTCCTGGGCGACCTGCACACCGCCCTGACCCGCCCCGGCTCTTCGCTGGCGCGGCTTATCAGGGAGCGCTTCCAGGCGGCCCTCATCGACGAGTTCCAGGACACCGACCCGGTCCAGTTCGCCATCTTCGACGCCGTCTACCCGGTGGGGCACGAGGCCCCCTTCTTCCTGATCGGCGACCCGAAGCAGGCGATCTACAGCTTCCGCGGCGCCGACATCTTCGCCTACCTCGGGGCGGCCGAGGCGACCGAGCAGCGCCACACCCTCCTGCAGAACTTCCGTTCCGAGCCGGGGCTGATCAGGGCCGTGAACAAGCTCTTCACCTCGCGGGAACTCCCCTTCCTGCACGAAAAGATCGGCTTCAACGAGGTGGAGGCGGCTCCCAAGGAGCGGAGCATCCTTACCGAGGGTGGTGAACGGAAGGCACCGCTCACGTTCTGGGTCGCGCCGCGCAAGGAAGCGGGCAAGCCGATCAACAAGGGGGAGGCGTGGGAGCTCCTCCCGGAAACCGTGGCCTCCGAGATCGCCCGCATCCTGCGCGACGGCGCGGCGGGAAAGCTCACCATCGAGGAGCTCCGGCAGGATGGGGAGGAGGAGCGCTGGGTGCCGCGGCCGGTCCGGCCGCGCGACGTGGCGGTACTGGTGCGGGCCAACCGGCAGGCGAGGCTGATGCAGCAGGCGCTTAGCCGCAGGGGTATCCCGAGCGTCCTTTGCAGTGCGGGAAACCTGTTCGAATCGGATGAGGCGGCGGAACTCCTGCGGCTCCTCTCGGCGGTAGCCCAGCCCGGGCACGAGGCGCTCTTACGCGGGGCGCTCGCAACAGAACTGGTAGGCGTTACCGGATCGGAACTGGCGCAACTGATCGACGACGAGGAGAAGTGGGAGGAGGTCCTGGAGGAATTCCGGGAGTACCACGACACCTGGAACTCCTCTTCCTGCATGGCCATGGCCCTGCAGTTCCTGGAGCGGCGCAAGGTGCGGCAGCGGCTCCTGGCCGGGCCGATGGGGGAGCGGCGCATCACCAACGTCCTGCACGCCATCGAGACCATCCACCAGGCCCAGGTGAAGGAGCGTCTGGGGATGGAAGGGGTGGTCGCCTGGCTCTCCTGCCGCGTCACCGAGGAGCCCAAGAAGGAGGAGTACGAAGTCCGCCTGGAGACCGACGAGGCGGCGGTCCAACTGGTGACCATCCACAAGAGCAAGGGGCTCGAGTACCCCATCGTCTTCCTCCCCTTCTGCTGGGCCGAGACTGGCGGCAAGGACGAAGGGGCGCTCTTCCATGACGACAACGGCAAGGTGGTGCTCGACATCGGCTCCGAGGAGATCGGACAGAGCAAGGCGCAAGCCGCGCAGGAGGCGCTTGCCGAGAGCCTGCGGCTCCTCTACGTCGCGCTCACCCGGGGCAAGCACCGCACCTACGTCATCTGGGGCGCCTTCAAGGACGCAGGCGAGAGCTCGCTGCACTACCTGCTGCACCCCGGCCAGGACGTGGTGAAGGGGCAGGTGACGCTCTCCGACGAGGATATCAGGGAGCGCCTGGCCGAGTTGTCCGCCGCTTCCGCCGGGGCCATGGAACAGCTGGATATGCCGGGAGCCGACCTCCTTGGCTTCCGCGCCGGCAACGACGAGGTGCCCGCACTGGCACCGCTTCGCTTTACCGGCACCATCGCCCGTGACTGGCGCGTGGCGAGCTTCACCTCCCTTTCCAGCCGCCAGCATCACACCGCCGAACTCCCCGACCGCGACGAAACGACGCCGGTCGAGGAAAGCCCGGTGCGCGAGGTCGAACCGGCCGGCATCTTCGCCTTCCCCAAGGGGGCCAAGGCCGGCATCTTCCTGCACAAGGTATTCGAGGAGCTCGACTTCACGCAGGCCGAACACTTTCTGGCACCGCTGATCGAGGACGAGTTGGACAAGCATGGCTTCGCCGCCGAATGGAGTGGCGCCGTGCGCGACATGGTGCTGAACGTGCTGCAGGCGCCGCTAGGAGAAAAGGGGATCAACCTTGCACAGGTGACCACAGAGCGGCGTTTGACCGAGCTGGAATTCTTCTTCCCGCTGGCCCACGTCACCTCCGATGGGCTCAAGGACGCCGTCACGCGCTTCATGGCCCAGCATGGCGCCGCGGCCGCGTTCCCGGTGGACATGGCGGAACTGTGCGGCCGTCTCTCTTTCTCGCCGGTACGGGGGATGCTGCTCGGCTTCATCGACCTGGTATTCGAGCAGGACGGGCGGTACTACATCGTGGATTGGAAGTCCAACCATCTCGGCAACACCCCCGGAGAGTACGGCCAGGCGGCCCTGAAAAGGGAGATGGAAGCCAGCTTCTACCCGCTGCAGTACCTCCTCTACACCGTGGCGCTCGACAACTACCTGAGGCTGCGCATCGAGGATTACGATTACGACCGTCATTTCGGCGGTGTATTTTACCTCTTCCTGCGCGGCATCGACGGCACCGGCAACGGCGTCTTCGCCGACCGCCCCCCCAAGGAGTTCATAGCCGAGCTCGCCGGTGTGCTGCTGCCGGAAACCGTGCGGGGGGCTGCTGAGGCGCTCCCCTCTCCCAAGGGGCGGGGGGGAGCCGGCAACAAGTCCAGGAAGGGTGCGGTCGAGGGGCAGTTGAGCCTGGATCTGTACTGA
- the recC gene encoding exodeoxyribonuclease V subunit gamma codes for MPLYIHTSNLMEHLVDRLEKVVRAPRRAPAHPFDKELIVVQSKGMQRWLSMELAARIGVWANGEFLFPNRFVERVFAKVLPDAPEEAPLFSPEVMTWRILDLLRQSAGTPGFEEIAAYLRDDADGLKRMQLAQRVADTFDRYTVYRPEKLLEWEQGREDHWQAQLWRSLTAGITQKHRARLLHEFRKALDDGRLPEQRRISVIGIPSLPPFHLEVLARLARHAEVNLFLLNPCRQYWGEIVSERELARLDKESGGTEQWYETGNPLLASWGKLGRDFFDAIIDGCGEHERQDSFSELPQGALLHEVQADIVELRGAEAGVRQLDAGDLSLEVHSCHSPMREVEVLYDTLLSVFDSNPSLSPRDVLVMTPDIESYAPYISAVFGSPESGAERIPYSIADRSLKNEGEAAQALLSILGLCGGRYGVATVLDILESAPVARRFGLSEDDLETVRDWLRGANIRWGIDAAQRAEHGVPPFHENSWSAGLDRLLLGYAMSGDGRSFYNGILPFDDMEGGVALVLGRFLAFCEKLFAETQALSTPRVPAEWVPVLRRILDDFILPDQEGEREFLSLIEIVKKLGECGGQAGFEEQIGLEVVRYWVEQQLGSSERGLGFLTGGVTFCAMLPMRSIPFPVVALIGMDEGRFPRGNPAQGFDLMTRERRPGDRSPRDEDRYLFLEALLSARKRLHISYVGQSIKDNAELPPCVLVSELQDYLARCFVTSEGRPAGEARRHPLQPFSPRYFSGDNGHFSYSQQNCAGAQAKLLPPAPPAPFLASPLPPWEEASTVPLKALADFLCNPSKELLRRRLGVRIVEGDDPLEEVEPFALGSLEKYQLEQEIVAAVLRGDALEVPFAVACARGDLPPGVCGAALYQKLGEPAAEFAAKVEEVCTGDPLLPLDIDLKLPAGRIIGRLENLRNDRMVRYRYTDLKPKDQLRLWIEHLALNCAKADGYPLESTFIAAKGTVHLPAISGSEEHLNQLLELYQRGMSHPLKFFPDTSFEYAKNAREPKHAGKALGAAATAWRGGEFKRGTARTSTAAAASVKIPRWTRSSRPWPGGSGTLSWITR; via the coding sequence GTTCCTCTTCCCGAACCGTTTCGTGGAGCGGGTCTTCGCCAAGGTCCTCCCCGACGCGCCCGAGGAAGCCCCCCTGTTCTCTCCCGAGGTCATGACCTGGAGAATCCTCGACCTTTTACGGCAGTCGGCCGGCACGCCGGGGTTCGAGGAGATTGCGGCGTATCTCCGCGATGACGCCGACGGGCTGAAGCGGATGCAGCTCGCCCAACGCGTCGCGGACACCTTCGACCGCTACACCGTCTACCGCCCGGAAAAACTCCTGGAATGGGAGCAGGGGAGGGAAGATCACTGGCAGGCGCAGCTCTGGCGCTCCCTCACTGCCGGGATCACCCAAAAGCACCGCGCCCGACTGCTGCATGAGTTCCGCAAGGCGCTCGACGACGGCCGGCTCCCCGAACAGCGGCGCATTTCCGTTATCGGCATCCCCTCGCTCCCCCCCTTCCACCTCGAGGTCCTGGCCCGCCTCGCCCGCCACGCCGAGGTGAACCTGTTCCTCCTCAACCCCTGCCGCCAGTACTGGGGGGAAATCGTGTCGGAGCGCGAGCTGGCCCGGCTCGATAAGGAGAGTGGGGGGACGGAGCAATGGTACGAGACCGGCAACCCCCTGCTCGCCTCCTGGGGAAAGCTGGGACGCGACTTCTTCGACGCGATCATCGACGGCTGCGGTGAGCACGAAAGGCAGGACAGCTTCTCCGAACTGCCGCAGGGCGCACTGCTCCACGAAGTCCAGGCCGACATCGTGGAGCTGCGCGGCGCCGAGGCCGGGGTACGCCAGCTTGACGCCGGGGATCTCTCCCTCGAGGTGCACTCCTGCCACTCGCCCATGCGCGAAGTCGAGGTGCTCTACGACACCCTGCTCTCGGTATTCGACTCGAACCCCTCCCTGTCGCCCCGCGACGTTCTGGTGATGACCCCGGACATCGAAAGCTACGCCCCCTACATCTCCGCCGTGTTCGGCAGCCCCGAAAGCGGCGCCGAACGCATCCCCTATTCCATCGCCGACCGCAGCTTAAAGAACGAAGGTGAGGCGGCCCAGGCGCTTTTGTCCATTCTCGGGCTGTGCGGCGGCCGGTACGGTGTGGCCACCGTGCTGGACATCCTGGAGTCGGCGCCGGTGGCGCGGCGCTTCGGCCTCAGCGAGGACGACCTGGAGACGGTGCGCGACTGGCTCAGGGGGGCCAACATCAGGTGGGGCATCGATGCCGCCCAGCGCGCGGAACACGGTGTCCCCCCCTTCCACGAGAACTCCTGGTCCGCCGGGCTGGACCGGCTGCTCCTGGGGTACGCCATGAGCGGCGACGGGCGCTCCTTTTACAACGGCATCCTTCCCTTCGACGACATGGAGGGGGGCGTGGCGCTGGTGCTGGGACGCTTCCTCGCCTTCTGTGAAAAGCTCTTCGCCGAGACGCAGGCGCTCTCCACCCCCCGCGTCCCCGCCGAGTGGGTACCGGTCCTGCGCCGTATCCTGGATGATTTCATCCTCCCCGACCAGGAGGGGGAACGTGAGTTCCTCTCCCTGATCGAGATCGTGAAAAAACTGGGGGAGTGCGGCGGCCAGGCCGGGTTCGAGGAACAGATCGGGCTCGAGGTGGTGCGCTACTGGGTGGAGCAGCAACTGGGGAGCTCCGAGCGCGGCCTTGGCTTTCTTACCGGCGGGGTCACCTTCTGCGCCATGCTCCCGATGCGCAGCATCCCGTTCCCGGTGGTCGCCCTGATCGGCATGGACGAGGGGCGGTTCCCGCGCGGAAACCCCGCACAGGGGTTCGACCTCATGACCAGGGAGCGGCGCCCCGGCGACCGCTCGCCACGCGACGAGGACCGTTACCTGTTCCTGGAGGCGCTCCTCTCCGCCCGTAAGCGGCTGCACATAAGCTACGTGGGGCAGAGCATCAAGGACAACGCCGAGCTCCCCCCCTGCGTGCTGGTGAGCGAACTGCAGGATTACCTGGCCAGGTGCTTCGTGACCTCCGAGGGGAGACCCGCCGGTGAGGCGCGGCGCCACCCGCTGCAGCCGTTCAGTCCCAGATACTTCTCCGGCGACAACGGGCACTTCAGCTACTCGCAGCAAAACTGCGCCGGGGCGCAGGCGAAGCTTCTCCCTCCCGCCCCCCCCGCGCCGTTTCTGGCCTCCCCCCTCCCGCCGTGGGAGGAGGCGTCGACCGTCCCCCTGAAGGCCCTGGCCGATTTCCTGTGCAACCCGTCCAAGGAGCTGTTGCGGCGCAGGCTGGGCGTCCGCATCGTGGAGGGGGACGACCCGCTGGAAGAGGTGGAGCCGTTCGCGCTCGGTTCGCTGGAGAAATACCAGCTGGAGCAGGAAATCGTGGCAGCGGTGCTGCGCGGTGATGCGCTGGAAGTTCCCTTCGCCGTTGCCTGCGCCCGCGGCGACCTCCCACCCGGGGTCTGCGGTGCCGCGCTGTACCAGAAGCTGGGCGAGCCGGCGGCCGAATTCGCGGCCAAGGTCGAAGAGGTTTGCACGGGCGATCCTCTTCTTCCCCTGGACATCGACCTGAAGCTCCCCGCCGGGCGCATCATCGGACGGCTGGAAAACCTGAGAAACGACCGGATGGTGCGCTACCGCTACACCGACCTGAAGCCCAAGGACCAGCTGCGGCTCTGGATCGAGCACCTGGCGCTCAACTGCGCGAAGGCGGATGGCTATCCCTTGGAGAGCACCTTCATCGCGGCCAAGGGCACCGTCCACCTCCCCGCCATCTCCGGGAGCGAGGAGCACCTGAACCAGCTCCTGGAGCTCTACCAGAGGGGGATGAGCCACCCGCTGAAGTTCTTCCCGGACACCTCGTTCGAGTACGCCAAAAACGCCCGGGAGCCGAAGCATGCGGGGAAGGCGCTCGGCGCCGCCGCCACGGCGTGGCGGGGGGGCGAATTCAAAAGGGGGACGGCCAGGACGAGTACTGCCGCCGCTGCTTCGGTGAAGATCCCCCGCTGGACGAGGAGTTCCAGGCCCTGGCCCGGGGGGTCTGGGACCCTATCCTGGATAACCAGGTGA
- a CDS encoding alpha/beta fold hydrolase, with the protein MNITVDDINLAYDDVGTGPAVLLIHGFPLNRQMWQPQLKPIAEAGYRVIAPDLRGFGASDAPAGGYSMDRFADDIIALLDSLNIEQAVVGGMSMGGYILMNLLERYPDRVRAACFIATRSNADDEAGRERRKAMAAEAERLGANPVIKIFAELLFAADTAQERPELIARVTSWMRETNPKGLAGGLLAMSVRKDYTQMLPSFRHPSLVIAGAEDRAAPAETARTLIKGLTGCQSRVIEKAGHMVNMEQPGIFNDCMIQFLKSLPE; encoded by the coding sequence ATGAACATCACTGTTGATGATATAAATCTCGCCTACGACGACGTTGGCACCGGCCCCGCCGTTCTCCTCATCCACGGCTTCCCCTTGAACCGCCAGATGTGGCAACCGCAACTAAAGCCCATTGCCGAGGCAGGCTACCGCGTCATCGCTCCCGACCTGCGCGGTTTCGGTGCCAGCGACGCCCCGGCAGGCGGCTACAGCATGGACCGCTTTGCCGACGATATCATCGCGCTGCTCGATTCCCTTAACATCGAGCAGGCTGTGGTCGGCGGCATGTCCATGGGCGGCTACATCCTCATGAACCTCTTGGAGCGCTACCCGGACCGGGTCCGCGCAGCCTGCTTCATCGCGACCAGGAGTAACGCCGATGACGAGGCGGGACGTGAACGTAGAAAGGCCATGGCCGCGGAAGCGGAACGGCTGGGAGCGAACCCGGTCATCAAGATCTTCGCCGAACTCCTCTTCGCCGCGGACACTGCCCAGGAGAGGCCGGAACTGATCGCCCGCGTCACCTCGTGGATGCGTGAGACCAATCCGAAGGGGCTCGCCGGCGGCCTGCTCGCCATGAGCGTCCGGAAGGACTACACGCAGATGCTCCCCTCCTTCCGGCACCCCTCGCTGGTCATCGCCGGAGCCGAGGACCGCGCAGCGCCAGCCGAGACCGCCCGGACGCTCATAAAAGGACTCACCGGCTGCCAGAGCCGCGTCATCGAGAAGGCCGGCCACATGGTCAACATGGAGCAACCCGGGATTTTCAACGATTGCATGATCCAGTTCCTGAAGTCGCTGCCGGAGTAA
- the rmuC gene encoding DNA recombination protein RmuC produces the protein MSADALQLITLLLLAATLVVALLCYLNLKRLSSSEARFDQLEKGVERLERTLQDELRRNREELGGNLRNFGEAVQKRMVDIASLQKGQMEGFTQQLANLTASNEQRLDKLRETVEVRLKWLQEDNSKKLEQMRATVDEKLHETLEKRLGESFKQVSGQLEQVHKGLGEMQSLASGVGDLKKVLSNIKTRGTLGEVQLHNLLEQILTPDQYGANVATKPGSDARVEFAVKLPGRGDKPLWLPIDAKFPQEDFLRLVEAQEQGNQAAVLEATRQFDKTVQGMAKLICDKYLAPPETTDFGVMFLANEASYAQVLSRPGLFDTILREHKVIVAGPTTIAALLSSLSLGFRTLAIEKRSSDVWRLLGAIKTEFMTFGTLLEKTRKKLDEASSSIDTAATRTRRIQRKMQGIEELPEHEAKGLLGVELPAGPDIEPGEVVLIDEA, from the coding sequence ATGAGCGCCGACGCCCTGCAATTGATCACCCTGCTGCTTTTGGCCGCCACACTGGTGGTGGCGCTTTTGTGCTACCTGAACCTGAAGCGACTTTCCTCGTCGGAGGCGCGCTTCGATCAGCTGGAAAAGGGAGTGGAGCGGCTGGAGCGGACCCTGCAGGACGAACTGCGCCGCAACCGCGAGGAGCTTGGGGGGAACCTGCGCAACTTCGGAGAAGCTGTGCAAAAGAGGATGGTGGATATCGCCTCGCTGCAGAAGGGCCAGATGGAAGGGTTCACCCAGCAGCTCGCCAACCTCACCGCCAGCAACGAGCAGCGCCTGGACAAGTTGCGCGAGACGGTGGAAGTGCGGCTCAAGTGGCTGCAGGAGGACAACTCCAAGAAGCTCGAGCAGATGCGGGCCACGGTGGACGAGAAGCTGCACGAAACCCTAGAAAAGCGCCTGGGCGAGTCCTTCAAGCAGGTGAGCGGGCAGTTGGAGCAGGTCCACAAGGGGCTGGGCGAGATGCAGTCGCTGGCCTCGGGCGTGGGCGACCTGAAAAAGGTCCTCTCCAACATCAAGACCCGCGGCACGCTCGGGGAGGTGCAGTTGCACAACCTCCTGGAGCAGATCCTGACCCCGGACCAGTACGGCGCCAACGTGGCGACCAAGCCGGGGAGCGACGCCCGTGTCGAGTTCGCGGTGAAGCTCCCCGGGCGCGGCGACAAGCCGCTCTGGCTCCCCATCGATGCCAAGTTCCCGCAGGAGGACTTCCTGCGCCTGGTGGAAGCCCAGGAGCAGGGGAACCAGGCTGCCGTTCTCGAGGCCACCAGGCAGTTCGACAAGACGGTCCAGGGGATGGCCAAACTGATCTGCGACAAGTATCTCGCCCCTCCCGAGACCACCGACTTCGGCGTGATGTTCCTTGCCAACGAGGCGAGCTATGCGCAGGTATTGAGCCGCCCCGGACTTTTCGACACCATCCTGCGCGAGCACAAGGTCATCGTCGCCGGTCCCACCACCATCGCCGCCCTGCTCTCCTCCCTGAGCCTCGGCTTCAGGACGCTCGCCATCGAAAAGCGCAGCAGCGACGTCTGGCGGCTTTTGGGCGCCATCAAGACCGAGTTCATGACCTTTGGCACCCTCTTGGAGAAAACGAGGAAGAAGCTCGACGAGGCTTCCTCCAGCATCGACACCGCCGCGACCAGGACGCGCCGGATCCAGCGCAAGATGCAGGGGATCGAGGAGTTGCCCGAGCACGAGGCTAAGGGGCTTCTGGGTGTGGAACTCCCCGCCGGACCCGATATCGAACCGGGTGAGGTGGTGCTGATCGACGAGGCTTAG
- a CDS encoding CHRD domain-containing protein produces the protein MRKVRLLLLVLVAAFFAVSTGYAAEHSFKTKLTPKEEVGKPDAKSSGKAEFKLTKDGKELTYKLYVKNVVDASAAHIHVGKKGENGPPIVGLFSGGKKGKFSGVLSEGKVGANDLMGDYKGKFDELVKLMRSGDTYVNVHTDKYPDGEIRGQIK, from the coding sequence ATGAGAAAGGTTAGGCTGTTACTGCTGGTGTTGGTAGCCGCGTTTTTTGCTGTCTCAACCGGCTATGCCGCTGAGCACAGCTTCAAGACGAAATTGACCCCTAAAGAGGAAGTCGGCAAGCCTGACGCCAAATCTTCAGGCAAGGCTGAATTCAAGCTCACTAAAGATGGCAAGGAGCTGACCTACAAGCTCTACGTCAAAAACGTCGTTGATGCCAGCGCGGCACATATCCATGTCGGCAAAAAAGGTGAGAACGGCCCGCCGATCGTCGGACTCTTCAGCGGTGGCAAGAAAGGGAAATTCTCGGGCGTGCTCTCCGAGGGTAAAGTCGGTGCCAATGACCTGATGGGCGACTACAAAGGGAAATTCGACGAACTGGTCAAACTCATGAGGTCCGGGGACACCTACGTGAACGTTCACACCGACAAATATCCGGACGGCGAGATCCGCGGACAGATCAAATAA
- the recD gene encoding exodeoxyribonuclease V subunit alpha has protein sequence MAPEGVQLDDIDRQFAAFICRLAGSRDQYLEAAAALLSRGVTGGDVCLDLETALEEGRAAGYRLESANSWRERLQASPVVGAAGEFKPLILDHAGRLYLQRYWRYENELAEAILKRGEPAPFDREPLRQGLARLFPPTPGETDWQRLAALAAVTRRFCVISGGPGTGKTTTVVKVLSLLLEQSEISGTGSALRIALAAPTGKAAARLKESISGGLEKADPKVRGLIPEEVFTLHRLLGYLKGSSGFRHNSDNPLPYDVVIVDEASMVSLPLMAKLVCALRQDTRLILLGDRDQLASVEAGAILGDMCDTGGVHGFSPEFAELSADVAGDAVDVQPGIGPLGDAVVLLRKSYRFSSSGGIGKVASLVNSGDAHGALSACLDPALAGVSLASLPPAPGLAEALARRITDGYGAYLRTQTPEEAFAEFSRFRILCAMRSGPFGVEAINVLVRQRLAQAGLIDPHGRCYAGEPVMITRNDYNLGLFNGDVGLILPDAGNGGELRAFFPTGSGGMRKVLPLRLPEYECAFAMTVHKSQGSEFDKVLLVLPDRDNPVLTRELIYTAITRAKKSVELLADQPLFVTAVGRRVTRRSGLRERLWGN, from the coding sequence ATGGCTCCTGAAGGAGTTCAGCTCGACGACATAGACCGGCAGTTCGCCGCTTTCATCTGCCGCCTGGCGGGGAGCCGCGACCAGTACCTGGAAGCGGCCGCCGCGCTGTTAAGCCGCGGGGTGACCGGAGGCGACGTCTGCCTCGACCTGGAAACCGCACTCGAGGAAGGTCGCGCAGCGGGATATCGCCTCGAATCCGCCAACTCCTGGCGCGAGCGGCTGCAAGCCTCGCCGGTGGTAGGCGCCGCCGGGGAATTCAAGCCGCTCATACTGGACCACGCCGGCCGGCTCTACCTGCAGCGCTACTGGCGCTACGAGAACGAGTTGGCCGAGGCCATCCTGAAACGGGGAGAACCCGCGCCGTTCGACCGGGAACCGTTGCGACAGGGACTGGCACGCCTGTTTCCGCCCACGCCGGGAGAAACCGACTGGCAACGCCTCGCCGCCCTGGCCGCGGTCACCAGGCGTTTCTGCGTCATTTCCGGTGGCCCCGGCACGGGGAAGACCACGACGGTGGTCAAGGTGCTCTCTTTGCTGCTGGAACAGTCGGAAATCTCCGGAACCGGCAGCGCCCTCCGCATCGCGCTGGCGGCGCCGACGGGCAAGGCAGCGGCACGCCTGAAAGAATCGATATCCGGAGGCCTCGAAAAGGCCGATCCGAAGGTGCGCGGGCTGATTCCGGAGGAGGTTTTCACCCTGCACCGGCTGCTCGGCTACCTGAAGGGTTCCAGCGGCTTCCGCCACAACAGCGACAACCCGCTCCCCTACGACGTCGTCATCGTCGACGAGGCCTCGATGGTGTCCCTGCCGCTCATGGCGAAGCTCGTCTGTGCGCTGCGGCAGGATACCCGCCTGATCCTTTTGGGCGACCGGGACCAGCTTGCCTCCGTCGAAGCCGGGGCCATCCTTGGCGACATGTGCGACACCGGCGGGGTGCACGGTTTCTCTCCCGAATTCGCGGAGCTTTCAGCCGACGTGGCCGGTGACGCGGTCGACGTACAGCCTGGGATAGGTCCGCTGGGCGATGCGGTGGTGCTGCTGCGCAAGAGTTACCGCTTCTCGTCCTCCGGAGGCATCGGCAAGGTCGCCTCCCTGGTCAACTCGGGAGACGCCCACGGAGCCCTCTCCGCCTGCCTCGACCCGGCCCTCGCCGGGGTCTCGCTCGCCTCGCTCCCTCCCGCACCCGGCCTCGCGGAAGCCCTCGCCAGACGCATCACCGACGGCTACGGTGCATACCTGCGCACGCAGACACCGGAAGAAGCCTTCGCCGAGTTCAGCCGGTTCCGCATCCTGTGCGCCATGCGCAGCGGCCCGTTCGGCGTCGAGGCGATCAACGTACTGGTGCGGCAGCGGCTGGCGCAGGCAGGTCTCATCGATCCGCATGGCCGTTGCTACGCCGGCGAACCGGTCATGATCACCAGGAACGACTACAACCTGGGCCTGTTCAACGGCGACGTCGGCCTGATCCTCCCCGACGCCGGGAACGGCGGCGAACTGCGCGCGTTCTTCCCGACCGGTTCCGGCGGGATGAGGAAAGTGTTGCCGCTGAGGCTCCCCGAGTACGAGTGCGCCTTCGCCATGACCGTGCACAAGAGCCAGGGCTCCGAGTTCGACAAGGTGCTCCTGGTCCTCCCCGACCGCGACAACCCGGTGTTGACGCGGGAACTTATCTATACGGCAATAACCAGGGCGAAGAAATCAGTCGAGCTCCTTGCCGACCAACCCCTCTTTGTCACCGCAGTCGGCCGCCGCGTAACCAGAAGATCCGGTCTGCGCGAAAGACTGTGGGGAAACTGA